From Sporosarcina sp. Marseille-Q4943, the proteins below share one genomic window:
- a CDS encoding heavy metal translocating P-type ATPase, whose translation MTTQTKETPQSPAHWTVHLELIAAILAGFLILAAWLIGKDGSSTLSITLYIIAFLIGGFAKAKEGIEETIADKQLNVEMLMVFAAIGSAVIGYWAEGAILIFIFAISGALETYTLNKSHKEISSLMELQPEEAWLIQRDGSTVKVATSSLSVGSRILVKPGERIPVDGVVMKGTTSVDMSAINGESVPVSKAEDDELFAGTVNISGAIQMEMTKPSTETLFQKIITLVQNAQSEKSPSQQFIEKFEGTYVKIVIFTVIVMMFLPHYLFGWDWTTTFYRAIVLLVVASPCALVASIMPATLAAVSNGAKRGILFKGGVHMEHLGSLKAIAFDKTGTLTSGKPVVTDFVVRENADAEQVLALLSSIEAQSNHPLAVAIVKYAEEQGVLQQDSPHIEDVPGYGIRAFIDSEEILVGNPRFVGTKFIDEFHDGIVHDLSNEGKTVVSMRDKGGILAVIALIDTLRPEAVQAIKDLKQLGIQSIMLTGDNEKTARTIANEAGLDRYVAECLPETKVEELKKLLTEHGEVGMVGDGINDAPALATATSGIAMGEGTDVALETADVVLMQNDLTRISYAVKVSKKMQRIVKQNVFFSVAVIAVLIISNFMQVVDLPLGVIGHEGSTILVILNGLRLLNKVE comes from the coding sequence ATGACAACGCAAACGAAGGAAACGCCACAAAGTCCTGCACATTGGACAGTGCATTTGGAACTTATCGCTGCAATCCTAGCGGGATTTCTGATTTTAGCTGCTTGGTTGATTGGAAAAGATGGATCATCGACTCTCTCAATCACTCTATATATTATCGCCTTTCTGATAGGCGGCTTTGCGAAAGCGAAAGAAGGCATCGAGGAAACGATCGCCGATAAGCAGTTGAATGTGGAGATGCTGATGGTGTTTGCAGCAATCGGCTCCGCAGTAATCGGCTATTGGGCTGAAGGAGCTATCCTAATCTTCATTTTTGCAATTAGCGGCGCCCTTGAGACGTATACATTAAATAAGAGCCATAAGGAAATATCTTCGTTAATGGAGCTGCAGCCCGAGGAGGCTTGGCTCATACAAAGAGACGGCTCCACTGTGAAGGTAGCCACCTCCTCCCTCTCGGTCGGCTCACGGATACTTGTAAAACCCGGAGAGCGGATTCCTGTCGATGGTGTTGTCATGAAAGGAACGACTTCTGTCGATATGTCGGCCATCAATGGCGAATCGGTTCCAGTTTCCAAAGCCGAAGATGATGAGTTATTTGCTGGCACGGTCAATATAAGCGGAGCAATCCAGATGGAAATGACGAAGCCGAGTACGGAAACATTGTTCCAGAAAATCATTACCCTTGTCCAAAATGCACAAAGTGAAAAGTCTCCATCTCAGCAATTCATCGAAAAATTCGAAGGCACGTACGTGAAGATTGTCATTTTCACTGTCATCGTCATGATGTTTTTACCGCATTATCTGTTCGGCTGGGATTGGACGACGACGTTTTATCGTGCTATCGTCCTGCTGGTTGTCGCCTCCCCTTGTGCACTCGTCGCATCGATCATGCCCGCGACGCTCGCAGCTGTTTCGAATGGAGCGAAGAGAGGAATCCTTTTTAAAGGCGGCGTCCATATGGAGCATCTTGGTTCATTGAAAGCGATCGCCTTTGACAAAACCGGCACATTGACTTCCGGAAAGCCGGTCGTAACCGATTTTGTCGTCCGTGAAAATGCAGACGCCGAGCAAGTCCTTGCCCTGCTTTCGAGCATCGAGGCGCAATCGAATCATCCACTCGCAGTCGCCATCGTGAAATACGCTGAAGAGCAAGGAGTGCTCCAGCAGGATAGCCCACATATCGAAGACGTTCCGGGATATGGAATACGCGCATTTATCGACTCCGAAGAGATCCTCGTCGGAAACCCGAGGTTTGTCGGGACGAAATTCATTGATGAATTCCATGATGGAATCGTCCATGACCTTTCAAATGAAGGAAAGACTGTCGTTTCCATGAGAGATAAGGGAGGGATCCTCGCAGTCATCGCCTTGATAGATACGCTTCGACCTGAAGCGGTCCAGGCAATAAAGGATCTGAAACAATTAGGAATCCAGTCGATCATGTTGACAGGCGACAATGAAAAGACAGCGAGGACAATCGCCAATGAAGCGGGATTGGACCGTTATGTAGCCGAATGCCTGCCGGAGACAAAGGTCGAGGAATTGAAGAAGCTTCTTACGGAACACGGTGAAGTCGGAATGGTCGGGGATGGTATCAATGACGCCCCTGCTTTGGCGACAGCGACTTCAGGTATCGCAATGGGCGAAGGTACCGATGTCGCATTGGAAACGGCAGATGTCGTCCTCATGCAAAATGATTTGACTCGCATCTCTTATGCTGTGAAAGTTTCGAAGAAGATGCAGCGGATCGTGAAACAGAACGTCTTCTTTTCCGTCGCCGTCATCGCTGTCCTGATCATCTCCAATTTCATGCAAGTCGTCGATCTGCCTTTAGGCGTCATCGGCCATGAAGGAAGCACGATCCTCGTCATATTGAATGGACTCCGTTTATTGAATAAAGTCGAATAA
- a CDS encoding YihY/virulence factor BrkB family protein, whose product MKYTDPLPPKKEKLSSEEKNSGFMADSEIMQFLDDVKDGDLEKFDVTTTKGFWKELLVRIKIVDITGLGSQLAFFFLLSLFPLLIFLITLLPFLNIDESQVLLFIRDYAPDSVYTLIRDTLQEILNNRNGGLLSIGALATIWSASKGMNALTKALNRSYHVEESRSFIVARAMSVVFTIALIGVLVVALLLPVFGQQIGMLAFSYFGMEEGFLKLWGSIRWIIPPILIFLVFSALYWAVPNLKVRLKSAMPGALFATAGWILTSLAFSFYVGNFANYSKTYGSIGGIIVLMMWLYFSAIILMLGGQLNAVMTERKQAKLAKDKSNAVG is encoded by the coding sequence GTGAAGTACACAGACCCGTTACCTCCGAAAAAAGAAAAACTGTCGTCCGAGGAAAAAAACAGCGGGTTCATGGCGGATTCCGAAATCATGCAATTCCTGGACGACGTGAAGGACGGAGATTTAGAAAAATTCGATGTCACAACGACGAAAGGATTTTGGAAGGAGCTCCTCGTGAGAATAAAGATAGTGGATATCACTGGCTTAGGTTCTCAGTTGGCGTTCTTTTTCCTATTATCTCTATTTCCTCTATTAATCTTTTTGATAACATTATTGCCATTCTTGAATATCGATGAATCCCAAGTGCTCCTGTTCATAAGGGATTATGCTCCTGACAGCGTATATACGCTGATTCGTGACACCCTCCAAGAAATATTGAATAACCGGAATGGGGGATTATTATCGATCGGGGCATTGGCAACGATATGGTCGGCCTCGAAAGGGATGAACGCTCTTACGAAGGCATTGAACCGGTCTTATCATGTAGAGGAATCTAGATCATTCATCGTGGCAAGAGCGATGTCCGTCGTATTCACAATTGCATTGATTGGCGTCTTGGTTGTCGCCCTACTATTGCCAGTATTCGGTCAGCAGATCGGAATGCTAGCATTCTCTTATTTTGGAATGGAAGAAGGTTTCCTGAAATTATGGGGAAGCATAAGATGGATCATACCTCCTATTTTAATCTTCCTTGTTTTTTCCGCGCTTTACTGGGCGGTCCCGAATCTGAAGGTCCGATTGAAAAGTGCAATGCCAGGCGCGTTGTTCGCCACTGCGGGATGGATATTGACGTCACTTGCCTTCTCCTTTTACGTCGGTAATTTCGCGAATTACTCGAAGACGTATGGGAGCATCGGGGGGATTATCGTCCTTATGATGTGGCTTTATTTTTCAGCGATCATTTTAATGCTTGGTGGTCAATTGAACGCAGTCATGACGGAACGGAAGCAAGCAAAACTAGCTAAAGATAAGAGCAATGCTGTCGGTTGA
- a CDS encoding YtxH domain-containing protein: MGNSKFGKFIIMGAILGGAISMFDRSTRYQVKRKSSAMIEQVGYYSKNPDVLKQKLQHQKDKYLSIYEQFSGDAAYIKNQVEELKTLTPQVKELVVGTKEAFVDSKEEYKEIVNESKEAMEAKKN; the protein is encoded by the coding sequence GTGGGAAACAGCAAATTTGGAAAGTTTATTATAATGGGGGCAATATTGGGTGGAGCTATTAGCATGTTCGATAGAAGCACCCGTTACCAAGTGAAGAGAAAATCAAGCGCGATGATTGAGCAAGTAGGATATTATTCGAAAAATCCGGATGTCTTGAAACAGAAACTTCAACATCAGAAAGACAAGTACTTATCGATTTACGAACAATTTTCTGGAGATGCCGCATATATTAAGAATCAAGTGGAAGAGTTAAAAACGTTGACGCCGCAAGTGAAAGAGCTTGTCGTCGGGACGAAGGAAGCCTTCGTTGATTCGAAAGAGGAATACAAGGAGATTGTCAACGAGTCGAAAGAGGCTATGGAAGCAAAAAAGAATTAA
- a CDS encoding sodium:alanine symporter family protein, which yields MDVITGFLDKASGFIWGPPLLVLLVGTGIFLTVRLGFIQVRLLPYSLKQVFSRKHDKKADGDISQFQALMTAMAATVGVGNIVGVATAVYMGGPGAIFWMWLAGFFGMATKYGEAILAVKYRVKDSKGQMAGGPMYYLEHGLKKKWLGVAFAAFGALAAFGIGNGTQSKAVADVMNNTFNVPHWITGVALFAFAGLVILGGIKSIGRVTAFFVPIMALFYFIAGAIVMVMNFDLIPGAFGLIFSDAFTGQAAAGGAIGAVIRFGVARGLFSNEAGLGSAPIAAAAAKTDMPGRQALVSMTQVLFDTLVICSITGITIVMSGQWKDKTIDAGALTAQAFGEFLGGAGPIIVAIGIVFFASSTILGWGYYGEKCFQYLFPKHGAVLGYRIAFVLFIMVGAVASLDIVWLLADVLNGLMAIPNLIGLLGLSGVIIMETKRFQAKIAEEKEAAKLGKTAPVDNK from the coding sequence ATGGATGTAATCACAGGCTTTTTGGACAAGGCAAGTGGATTTATTTGGGGGCCACCATTGCTTGTCCTACTTGTGGGAACGGGTATCTTTTTAACTGTAAGACTCGGATTTATCCAAGTGCGTTTATTGCCGTATTCTTTGAAACAAGTATTTTCCCGTAAGCACGATAAAAAAGCGGACGGCGATATTTCACAGTTCCAGGCGCTGATGACAGCGATGGCCGCCACTGTCGGCGTCGGTAATATCGTCGGTGTCGCGACTGCTGTATATATGGGCGGCCCGGGAGCGATCTTCTGGATGTGGCTAGCAGGTTTCTTCGGAATGGCAACGAAATATGGGGAAGCCATCCTTGCGGTCAAATACCGAGTTAAAGATTCCAAAGGTCAAATGGCTGGAGGACCGATGTATTATCTTGAACATGGTCTGAAGAAGAAATGGCTTGGTGTCGCATTTGCCGCCTTCGGAGCGCTTGCCGCTTTTGGGATTGGTAATGGTACACAATCGAAAGCTGTTGCAGACGTCATGAACAACACATTCAACGTGCCACATTGGATTACGGGGGTTGCACTCTTCGCTTTCGCCGGACTTGTCATTCTTGGGGGAATCAAGTCGATCGGCCGTGTTACTGCATTCTTCGTTCCAATCATGGCACTCTTCTATTTCATTGCGGGTGCAATCGTTATGGTCATGAATTTCGATTTGATTCCAGGAGCATTCGGATTGATTTTCAGTGACGCGTTTACTGGACAGGCTGCCGCCGGTGGTGCAATCGGTGCGGTAATCCGATTTGGTGTCGCTCGCGGTCTATTCTCTAATGAAGCTGGTCTCGGTTCGGCTCCTATCGCGGCTGCTGCTGCAAAAACGGACATGCCTGGCCGTCAAGCACTCGTCTCCATGACACAAGTGTTATTCGACACTCTCGTTATCTGTTCAATTACAGGTATTACGATCGTCATGTCGGGTCAATGGAAAGACAAAACGATCGATGCTGGCGCTTTGACTGCCCAAGCTTTCGGAGAATTCCTAGGCGGTGCTGGCCCGATCATCGTTGCAATCGGTATCGTGTTTTTCGCATCATCCACAATTCTTGGTTGGGGCTATTACGGAGAGAAATGTTTCCAATACCTGTTCCCTAAACATGGAGCTGTGTTAGGCTATCGTATTGCATTCGTCCTGTTCATTATGGTAGGGGCTGTCGCTTCCCTTGATATCGTCTGGTTGCTTGCTGACGTCTTGAACGGTTTGATGGCAATTCCGAACTTGATCGGTCTTCTTGGATTATCTGGAGTGATCATTATGGAGACGAAACGTTTCCAAGCGAAGATCGCCGAAGAGAAAGAAGCTGCAAAGTTGGGGAAAACAGCACCGGTTGACAACAAGTAA
- a CDS encoding DUF1128 domain-containing protein codes for MDLSQPTPENVTYMIEKIKEKLRMVNVDAMKAENFSTSQYEDLVYMYEMVMKRDNITPNEMQAIAAELGALRK; via the coding sequence ATGGATCTATCTCAACCAACACCTGAAAATGTAACGTATATGATTGAAAAAATTAAAGAAAAACTGCGGATGGTCAATGTGGATGCAATGAAAGCGGAGAACTTCAGCACATCCCAATATGAAGACTTGGTTTACATGTATGAGATGGTGATGAAAAGGGATAACATCACTCCGAATGAAATGCAAGCCATCGCCGCTGAACTTGGTGCATTGCGTAAATAA
- the motB gene encoding flagellar motor protein MotB, translating into MSRKRKRRNREEGHINESWLLPYADLLTLLLAMFIVLFASSSLDEAKFSQISSVFNQIFDGGTGVMDNAAPTTVPIPKDSAGEQNENSSYLEDQQSLEEIQDKLDEYIAVHELENQFQTKLTEEGLLITIRDSILFESGKATIKPQYESLAKDISNLLVFEKPRQIVITGHTDNVPIHSAEFPSNWELSMMRAINFLRAIVGNDNLDPQLFSVKGYGENKPVATNDTAEGRSKNRRVEVLIQPLVLKDGTSVE; encoded by the coding sequence TTGTCGAGGAAACGTAAGAGAAGGAATAGGGAAGAAGGTCATATTAACGAGTCTTGGCTTTTGCCTTATGCAGACCTTCTCACGTTGCTATTGGCGATGTTCATCGTCCTATTTGCGTCGAGCTCATTGGATGAAGCTAAATTCAGCCAAATATCGTCCGTGTTCAACCAGATTTTTGACGGGGGGACGGGCGTGATGGATAACGCTGCTCCGACAACTGTGCCGATTCCGAAAGACAGTGCAGGAGAGCAGAATGAAAACTCCTCCTATTTGGAAGACCAACAATCCCTAGAGGAGATCCAGGATAAGCTTGATGAGTACATCGCGGTTCACGAGCTCGAAAATCAGTTTCAGACGAAATTGACAGAAGAGGGACTGTTGATCACAATTAGAGACAGCATTCTGTTCGAGTCAGGCAAAGCGACGATCAAACCGCAGTATGAAAGTTTGGCGAAAGACATTTCCAATTTGCTTGTTTTTGAAAAGCCGCGTCAAATTGTCATTACGGGACATACCGATAATGTTCCGATCCATAGCGCAGAATTCCCCTCGAACTGGGAACTCAGCATGATGCGGGCCATTAATTTCCTAAGGGCGATTGTCGGCAATGATAATTTGGATCCTCAGCTGTTCAGTGTGAAGGGGTATGGGGAAAACAAACCGGTCGCAACAAACGACACGGCGGAAGGAAGAAGCAAGAACAGACGGGTTGAAGTGCTTATACAACCTCTCGTTTTAAAAGATGGAACGTCAGTTGAATAG
- the motA gene encoding flagellar motor stator protein MotA: protein MDLSTVFGLILGIVALFVGMAMKGVTPDNLFNIAAILIIIVGTMAAVVIAFPMKEIKRVPKLFGIIFKEQHLTADSDLIKMFSGWADIARREGLLSLEAKADEITDPFLKNGLSLAIDGQNADYIRDVLTEEVEAMEDRHSAGAQIFSQAGTYAPTLGVLGAVVGLVAALKNMNDIDALGQAISAAFIATLLGIFTGYVLWHPFANKLQRKSKEEVRQKMMMIEGVLSVLEGEAPRVIEQKLASYLSMEERRKLAAKNTSDKGAGQVVEET from the coding sequence ATGGACTTATCAACCGTTTTTGGACTTATCCTCGGAATTGTGGCGCTTTTTGTCGGTATGGCGATGAAAGGTGTAACGCCGGATAACCTGTTTAATATAGCCGCTATCCTCATCATTATTGTCGGAACGATGGCAGCGGTCGTCATCGCTTTCCCGATGAAGGAGATTAAGCGGGTGCCGAAGCTGTTCGGCATCATATTCAAAGAACAGCATTTGACTGCAGACTCGGACTTGATCAAAATGTTCTCGGGCTGGGCCGATATTGCAAGACGGGAAGGTTTATTATCATTGGAAGCGAAAGCCGATGAAATTACTGATCCGTTTTTGAAAAATGGGCTCAGCCTTGCAATCGACGGTCAAAACGCAGATTACATCCGAGATGTTCTTACCGAAGAAGTAGAAGCGATGGAAGATAGACACTCGGCAGGAGCGCAAATCTTTTCACAGGCAGGGACGTACGCTCCGACGCTCGGCGTATTGGGAGCGGTTGTCGGTTTGGTTGCCGCATTGAAGAATATGAATGATATCGATGCACTTGGACAAGCCATTTCGGCAGCATTCATCGCGACGTTGTTAGGGATTTTCACAGGTTATGTGCTGTGGCATCCATTCGCCAATAAACTGCAACGCAAGTCGAAAGAAGAAGTTCGCCAAAAAATGATGATGATTGAAGGCGTCCTATCAGTCCTCGAGGGCGAGGCGCCACGAGTGATAGAACAGAAGTTGGCGTCTTACTTGTCGATGGAAGAACGTCGAAAGCTCGCAGCTAAAAATACGAGCGACAAGGGGGCGGGCCAGGTTGTCGAGGAAACGTAA
- a CDS encoding aminopeptidase → MSTFEQKLENYASLIVEVGANIQKDQTLFISASIETKELVRKVADKAYTAGARHVIVDWVDDELTKLRYEKAPAESFSDFPEWKVMEREKLAEGGAAFVSIVSQSPDLLKNVEPSRIADAQKAAGKALSKYRKMMMADRFSWSVVAAPSKAWAAKMFPELDETEQVPALWEAIFKAVRADQDDAVGAWKELDRNLNEKADYLNEKAYAKLHYKAPGTDLTIELPKGHIWVGGGSVNVDGNAFMANMPTEEVFTVPHKTGVNGFVKNTKPLSYGGNIIDDFTITFEDGRITEVKAAQGEEVLKRLIDTDEGAKHLGEVALVPHVSPISESGLLFYNTLFDENASNHLAIGSAYSFCIEEGKTLSSEELEERGLNQSITHVDFMIGSAEMDIDGVLEDGTVEPVFRNGNWAF, encoded by the coding sequence TTGTCGACATTTGAACAGAAGTTAGAGAATTATGCCAGTCTCATCGTGGAGGTCGGAGCGAATATCCAAAAGGATCAGACGCTTTTCATCAGCGCTTCCATTGAGACTAAAGAGCTCGTCAGAAAGGTGGCCGACAAAGCCTATACTGCCGGCGCTCGCCATGTCATCGTCGATTGGGTTGATGATGAACTGACTAAACTTCGTTATGAAAAGGCGCCAGCAGAATCATTCTCGGATTTCCCTGAATGGAAAGTGATGGAACGCGAAAAACTTGCGGAAGGCGGAGCGGCATTCGTCAGCATCGTTTCACAAAGTCCTGACCTGCTAAAAAATGTTGAGCCTTCCCGTATTGCGGATGCCCAGAAGGCTGCCGGGAAAGCGCTGAGCAAGTACCGAAAAATGATGATGGCCGACCGCTTCAGTTGGTCAGTCGTTGCCGCTCCGTCAAAGGCTTGGGCTGCAAAAATGTTCCCTGAGCTGGACGAAACTGAACAAGTTCCGGCACTTTGGGAAGCTATCTTCAAAGCGGTCCGTGCAGATCAGGATGATGCAGTCGGCGCATGGAAGGAACTTGACCGCAACTTGAATGAAAAAGCCGATTATCTGAATGAAAAAGCATACGCCAAGCTTCATTACAAAGCACCGGGCACTGACTTGACGATTGAATTGCCGAAAGGGCATATTTGGGTTGGAGGCGGAAGCGTCAATGTGGACGGAAATGCGTTCATGGCAAATATGCCGACTGAGGAAGTTTTCACGGTACCTCATAAGACAGGCGTAAACGGCTTTGTCAAAAACACGAAGCCGCTTAGCTACGGAGGAAACATTATCGATGATTTCACGATCACTTTTGAAGACGGCCGGATTACAGAAGTGAAAGCTGCCCAAGGAGAAGAAGTCCTCAAACGACTCATCGATACAGATGAAGGGGCTAAGCATCTAGGAGAAGTCGCCCTCGTTCCGCACGTTTCGCCAATTTCCGAATCGGGGCTATTATTCTACAACACGCTTTTCGATGAAAATGCATCGAATCACTTGGCGATCGGCAGTGCGTATTCCTTCTGTATCGAAGAAGGTAAAACACTGTCTTCAGAGGAGTTGGAAGAACGCGGGCTCAACCAAAGCATTACGCATGTCGACTTCATGATTGGGTCTGCTGAAATGGATATTGACGGCGTTTTGGAGGATGGTACTGTCGAACCCGTCTTCCGCAATGGAAACTGGGCCTTCTGA
- a CDS encoding carbonic anhydrase, whose protein sequence is MTILSEIIAYNKEFVNERKFEEYATTKFPDKRIVILTCMDTRLTELLPKAMNLRNGDAKIIKSAGAIVTHPFGGIMRSILIALYELQADEVYIIGHHDCGMSSIDTEKIIGKMVNRGVDRNLFKTLQYSGVNMKDWLRGFNDVTDSVKRSVDQVRNHPLMDRKVPVHGLVAHPDTGLLDIIVNGYDLIDEN, encoded by the coding sequence ATGACCATCTTGTCTGAAATCATTGCGTACAATAAAGAATTCGTCAATGAGAGAAAATTCGAAGAATATGCCACTACAAAATTCCCCGATAAGCGGATCGTCATTTTAACTTGCATGGATACAAGACTGACAGAACTTCTTCCGAAAGCGATGAATTTACGGAATGGTGATGCGAAAATCATTAAAAGCGCCGGCGCCATCGTCACTCATCCTTTTGGCGGAATCATGAGGAGCATCCTGATCGCCCTCTACGAATTGCAGGCTGATGAAGTTTATATTATCGGCCATCACGACTGCGGCATGAGCTCCATCGACACGGAAAAAATCATAGGAAAAATGGTTAATCGTGGCGTGGATAGAAACCTATTTAAAACATTACAGTATTCCGGAGTTAATATGAAAGATTGGCTGCGTGGTTTCAATGATGTCACCGATAGTGTTAAAAGAAGTGTGGACCAAGTTCGGAACCACCCGCTTATGGATCGCAAAGTTCCTGTCCACGGTCTCGTCGCACACCCTGACACAGGCCTCTTGGACATCATCGTCAACGGATACGATTTAATCGACGAAAACTGA
- a CDS encoding GNAT family N-acetyltransferase gives MILLEGRTCYLRILTEDDAAIFTELLKANREYWTVFEPRHESGYYTVSVQRDKIRESIYQMRDRREYNFGIFDAETSRLIGHISLYSIKRLPFSSGFVGYSIDERETGRGLATEAVKIVKKFAFETVSLHRVEAFVSPRNIGSVKVLENAGFVREGLLRKLLYINGFWEDHYMYASLAEDY, from the coding sequence TTGATTCTGCTTGAAGGGCGAACTTGTTATTTACGTATATTGACAGAAGACGATGCAGCGATTTTCACCGAGCTGCTCAAAGCGAATCGGGAATATTGGACGGTCTTTGAGCCGCGTCATGAATCGGGTTACTATACGGTTTCTGTCCAACGGGATAAGATAAGGGAATCCATTTATCAAATGAGAGATCGGCGTGAATACAATTTTGGGATTTTTGATGCCGAAACAAGCAGGTTGATCGGTCACATATCGTTATACAGCATCAAAAGACTCCCGTTCTCAAGTGGTTTTGTCGGATATTCAATCGATGAGCGGGAAACGGGCAGAGGACTCGCCACGGAAGCGGTGAAAATCGTTAAAAAGTTCGCATTCGAAACGGTTTCCTTGCATCGGGTGGAGGCGTTTGTTTCTCCGCGGAATATTGGTTCGGTGAAAGTATTGGAGAATGCGGGTTTTGTCCGTGAAGGGTTGCTGAGGAAGCTGTTGTACATTAACGGTTTTTGGGAAGATCATTATATGTATGCGAGCTTGGCGGAAGATTATTGA
- a CDS encoding M3 family oligoendopeptidase, translating to MTTTKTYSQVWDLDVFFKGGSDSEELRSHLDAVKEQLGELENLAAAMQTPATVEEADQILHVIDEIKNTAKNLREAGAVIGCFLAANTKDKKALVLQAEVGSLGARFQTAILKIKQTVARTDETVWNELLATEQLSQFDFVLQEWREEVRLKLSEEEESLITALSVDGYQGWGQLYDQLVGDITIELTVDGEEKKLSVGQANNLSSHADVKVRKEAFGKLEEAWESREDFFASALNHLAGFRLAVYEKRGWDSVLKEPLMRNRMSQETLDAMWAAISANKAPFAEYLKRKAELLGNENMNWYDLDAPVTSSTKEMSFQEGAEFILEHFGKFGPELESFSRKAFEDSWIEAEDRADKHPGGFCTGMPVSEQSRIFMTYSGSMSNVATLAHELGHAFHSYALRPVHYMNRQYAMGVAETASTFAEMIVADAAVKAAETEEEKLALLEDKIQRSVAFFMNIHARFLFETRFYEERKNGVVPAARLNELMAEAQKEAYAGALDTVHPHFWASKLHFYITGTPFYNFPYTFGYLFSLSIYAKAIAEGESFEQNYMALLRDTAVMSVEDLAKKHLGEDITKEEFWAKGVALCVRDVEEFLKIASEER from the coding sequence TTGACTACGACAAAAACATATTCACAAGTATGGGATTTAGATGTATTTTTTAAAGGCGGCAGCGATTCAGAGGAGCTCCGTTCGCATCTTGACGCTGTAAAAGAGCAGCTCGGCGAGTTGGAAAACCTTGCCGCCGCTATGCAAACTCCTGCAACCGTGGAAGAGGCAGATCAAATTCTACACGTCATTGATGAAATAAAAAATACTGCGAAAAATTTAAGGGAAGCGGGAGCTGTCATCGGCTGTTTCCTCGCTGCGAATACGAAAGATAAAAAAGCGCTCGTCCTCCAAGCTGAAGTTGGCTCTTTAGGAGCGCGGTTCCAGACAGCCATTTTAAAAATCAAGCAAACGGTTGCAAGGACGGATGAAACGGTTTGGAATGAACTGCTTGCGACCGAGCAACTATCCCAATTCGATTTTGTTCTACAAGAATGGCGCGAAGAAGTTCGATTGAAGCTATCCGAGGAAGAAGAAAGCCTCATTACGGCGTTAAGTGTCGACGGTTACCAAGGGTGGGGACAACTATATGATCAACTCGTAGGGGATATTACAATAGAATTGACGGTTGATGGGGAAGAGAAGAAACTTTCTGTCGGCCAGGCGAATAACTTAAGTTCACATGCTGACGTCAAAGTGCGCAAAGAAGCATTCGGAAAACTTGAAGAGGCATGGGAATCGAGAGAAGATTTCTTTGCATCGGCATTAAACCATCTGGCCGGCTTCCGCTTGGCTGTCTATGAAAAGCGCGGCTGGGATTCCGTTTTGAAGGAACCTCTCATGCGGAATCGGATGAGCCAGGAAACGCTCGATGCTATGTGGGCGGCAATCAGTGCCAACAAAGCTCCCTTTGCAGAATATTTGAAGCGCAAAGCCGAACTATTAGGAAATGAAAATATGAATTGGTATGATTTAGATGCACCGGTCACGTCATCGACGAAGGAAATGTCTTTCCAAGAAGGCGCAGAGTTCATCCTGGAGCATTTTGGGAAGTTCGGTCCGGAGTTGGAGTCGTTCTCAAGGAAAGCATTTGAAGATAGCTGGATTGAAGCGGAAGATCGTGCGGATAAACATCCGGGAGGCTTTTGTACGGGAATGCCGGTTTCAGAACAATCCCGTATATTCATGACGTACAGCGGTTCCATGTCCAATGTGGCGACGTTAGCTCATGAGCTTGGCCATGCGTTCCATTCATACGCGTTGCGTCCTGTGCATTATATGAACCGTCAATATGCAATGGGAGTCGCGGAAACAGCTTCAACATTTGCAGAGATGATCGTGGCGGACGCTGCCGTCAAAGCAGCGGAGACAGAAGAAGAGAAACTTGCATTGCTGGAGGATAAGATCCAACGCAGTGTGGCATTCTTCATGAATATACATGCACGCTTCCTTTTCGAAACGCGGTTCTATGAGGAAAGGAAAAATGGAGTTGTTCCTGCTGCAAGATTGAATGAGTTGATGGCAGAGGCGCAAAAAGAGGCATATGCAGGCGCTCTTGATACTGTCCACCCACATTTCTGGGCTTCTAAGCTGCACTTTTATATTACAGGAACGCCGTTTTACAACTTCCCGTATACGTTCGGATATTTGTTCTCATTAAGCATTTATGCGAAAGCCATTGCTGAAGGAGAGTCGTTTGAACAGAATTATATGGCCTTGTTGCGCGATACAGCGGTCATGTCAGTCGAAGATCTGGCGAAGAAGCATCTCGGGGAAGATATTACGAAAGAGGAATTCTGGGCAAAAGGTGTGGCATTATGTGTAAGAGATGTAGAAGAGTTTTTGAAAATAGCTTCCGAAGAAAGGTGA